From Halichondria panicea chromosome 12, odHalPani1.1, whole genome shotgun sequence, a single genomic window includes:
- the LOC135345642 gene encoding 3-hydroxyacyl-CoA dehydrogenase type-2-like, giving the protein MAAASEFRAISKVVALVTGAASGLGRATAARLARQGACVLVADLKSSDGAATAKEMGDNATFVATDVTSESDVKNALQVARERYGAVTVAVNCAGIAIAKRTLTKKGPHPLEEFHQIIKVNTVGTFNVIRLAAEAMTQGEPYNPSGERGVIVNTASVAAFDGQIGQAAYSASKGGVAGMTLPISRDLARSGIRVCTIAPGLFLTPMLAGLPESVRQELAKTVPFPQRLGHPDEYAHLVQMIIENPMLNGEVIRLDGAIRMQP; this is encoded by the exons ATGGCTGCGGCAAGTGAGTTCAGAGCTATCTCCAAGGTGGTGGCATTAGTGACAGGGGCTGCCTCAGGACTGGGCAGAGCCACAGCGGCTAGACTAGCAAGACAG GGTGCTTGTGTACTGGTTGCAGATCTGAAGAGCAGTGATGGAGCAGCTACAGCTAAGGAAATGGGAGACAATGCCACCTTTGTGGCCACAGAT gtgactTCAGAGAGTGACGTTAAGAACGCACTCCAGGTTGCTAGGGAACGCTATGGTGCTGTGACAGTGGCTGTCAACTGCGCTGGTATTGCCATTGCTAAGAGAACACTCACTAAGAAAGGACCTCATCCACTGGAAGAGTTCCATCAGATCATCAAG GTGAACACTGTAGGGACATTTAATGTGATCAGACTGGCAGCTGAGGCTATGACCCAGGGGGAACCATACAACCCCTCAGGGGAGAGGG GGGTGATTGTGAATACTGCCAGTGTGGCTGCCTTTGATGGACAGATTGGACAGGCTGCCTACTCTGCCAGTAAAGGGGGCGTGGCGGGGATGACCCTTCCAATTAGTAGAGACCTGGCACGATCGGGTATACGTGTGTGTACCATTGCAccag GGCTGTTTTTGACTCCAATGTTGGCTGGTCTACCAGAGAGTGTGCGCCAGGAGTTGGCCAAGACCGTTCCCTTCCCTCAGAGATTAGGCCACCCAGATGAGTACGCTCATCTGGTACAG ATGATAATTGAGAACCCAATGCTAAATGGAGAAGTGATCCGATTGGACGGAGCTATAAGAATGCAACCATAG
- the LOC135345636 gene encoding very-long-chain 3-oxoacyl-CoA reductase-like, producing MDYLREAVDLFMSERFCVYRNVAAVVGSLVLLRFTLRFLCNACSWLRAYFLAPLGLGRTNLKKYGPWAVVTGASEGIGRGYALELARQGLNVVLMSRSQEKLDKVATEIKAKYAGREVRVVPVDFSQGAEIFPQIAESVQDLDIGILVNNVGLGNEHPEMFLKMSIERMRKMVELNIQALMHMSHVIMPQMVTKGRGLVINLSSASAIRPMIMFGSYASTKSFVEFFSTSLSLEYASKGIIVQTVAPFFVATAMSGIRRSNWMVADANQYARSALATVGIMSFTHGTLSHSIQAVLWRNLPQCILIPGMWRAMEGVKAQFLKKQAKRK from the exons ATGGACTACTTGAGAGAGGCTGTGGACTTGTTCATGTCAGAGAGATTCTGTGTCTACAG gAACGTAGCAGCTGTGGTTGGTTCGCTGGTGCTGCTCAGGTTCACACTGCGGTTCCTGTGTAATGCTTGCAGCTGGTTGAGGGCATATTTCCTCGCTCCACTAGGTCTGGGGCGTACCAACCTTAAGAAATATGGACCATGGGCAG TTGTAACAGGAGCCTCTGAGGGAATTGGGCGTGGCTATGCTCTCGAG ttGGCCAGACAAGGACTGAATGTGGTTCTCATGAGCAGATCTCAAGAAAAACTGGACAAAGTGGCAACTGAAATAA aGGCTAAGTACGCAGGTCGTGAGGTTCGTGTGGTCCCGGTTGACTTCTCCCAGGGTGCGGAGATCTTCCCCCAGATAGCAGAGAGTGTGCAAGACCTTGACATCGGAATATTGG TGAACAATGTTGGGTTGGGTAATGAACATCCCGAGATGTTTCTCAAGATGTCAATAGAG aggatgCGCAAGATGGTGGAGCTCAATATTCAAGCTTTGATGCACATGTCACACGTCATTATGCCTCAGATGGTTACTAAGGGGCGTGGCCTCGTCATCAACCTGTCGTCGGCCTCTGCTATTAGACCCATGATCATGTTTGGTAGTTACGCGTCTACTAAA tcTTTTGTTGAGTTCTTCTCCACATCTCTTTCTCTGGAGTATGCCAGCAAGGGAATCATTGTTcag ACTGTTGCTCCGTTCTTTGTTGCCACGGCAATGAGTGGAATACGTCGCTCCAATTGGATGGTTGCCGATGCCAACCAGTACGCCAGGTCTGCTCTGGCTACAGTGGGTATAATGAGCTTCACCCACGGAACACTCAGTCACTCAATACAG gctgtgTTGTGGCGAAATCTCCCACAGTGTATTCTCATACCTGGGATGTGGCGCGCCATGGAAGGAGTAAAGGCACAATTCCTCAAGAAACAAGCCAAGAGAAAGTGA
- the LOC135345637 gene encoding very-long-chain 3-oxoacyl-CoA reductase-A-like, whose product MDYLREAIELFMSERFCVYRNVAAVVGSLVLLRFTLRFLCNACSWLRAYFLAPLGLGRTNLKKYGPWAVVTGASEGIGRGYALELARQGLNVVLMSRSQEKLDKVATEIKAKYAGREVRVVPVDFSQGAEIFPQIAESVQDLDIGILVNNVGLSSEYPDVFLKTSIERMRKIVELNIQALMHMSHLIMPQMVAKGRGIVINMSSGSAIKPTVMLMLYASTKSFVEFFSTSLSLEYANKGIIVQTVAPFFVATAMSGIRRSNWMVADANQYARSALATVGILSFSHGTLSHSIQGAFLRLLPQCIVIPGMWSVLKGARARYLKRQAKGK is encoded by the exons ATGGACTACTTGAGAGAGGCTATAGAATTGTTCATGTCAGAGAGATTCTGTGTCTACAG gaatGTAGCAGCTGTGGTTGGTTCGCTGGTGCTGCTCAGGTTCACACTGCGGTTCCTGTGTAATGCTTGCAGCTGGTTGAGGGCATATTTCCTCGCTCCACTAGGTCTGGGACGTACCAACCTTAAGAAATATGGACCATGGGCAG TTGTAACAGGAGCCTCTGAGGGAATTGGGCGTGGCTATGCTCTCGAG ttgGCCAGACAAGGACTGAATGTGGTTCTCATGAGCAGATCTCAAGAAAAACTGGACAAAGTGGCCACTGAAATAA agGCTAAGTACGCTGGTCGTGAGGTTCGTGTTGTCCCGGTTGACTTCTCCCAGGGTGCGGAGATCTTCCCCCAGATAGCAGAGAGTGTGCAAGATCTTGACATCGGAATATTGG TGAACAATGTTGGGTTGAGCTCTGAATATCCCGATGTGTTTCTCAAGACGTCAATAGAG aggatgCGCAAGATTGTGGAGCTCAATATTCAAGCTTTGATGCACATGTCACACCTCATCATGCCCCAGATGGTTGCTAAGGGGCGTGGCATCGTTATCAACATGTCGTCAGGGTCTGCCATTAAACCAACTGTCATGCTCATGCTCTACGCGTCTACtaaa tCTTTTGTTGAGTTCTTCTCCACGTCTCTTTCTCTGGAGTATGCCAACAAGGGGATCATTGTTCAG ACTGTTGCTCCGTTCTTTGTTGCCACGGCAATGAGTGGAATACGTCGCTCCAATTGGATGGTTGCCGATGCCAACCAGTACGCCAGGTCTGCTCTGGCTACAGTGGGTATATTGAGCTTCTCCCACGGAACACTCAGTCACTCAATACAG ggagcgTTCCTGCGGCTTCTCCCCCAGTGTATTGTCATACCCGGGATGTGGAGTGTTTTGAAGGGAGCAAGGGCACGATACCTCAAGAGACAAGCCAAGGGAAAGTGA
- the LOC135345638 gene encoding very-long-chain 3-oxoacyl-CoA reductase-B-like, translating into MDYLREAVELFMSERFCVYRNVAAVVGSLVLLRFTLRFLCNACSWLRAYFLAPLGLGRTNLKKYGPWAVVTGASEGIGRGYALELARQGLNVVLMSRSQEKLDKVATEIKARYAGREVRVVPVDFSQGAEIFPQIAENVQDLDIGILVNNVGLSSEYPEMFLKMSIERMRKMVELNIQALMHMSHVIMPQMVAKGRGLVINLSSSSAIRNTVMLAVYGSTKSFVEFFSTSLSLEYASKGIIVQTVSPFFVATAMSGIRRSNLFVADANHYARSALATVGIMSFTHGTLSHSIQGAVLRFVPVFITGLMMWNVMEGAKAQYLKRLAKRK; encoded by the exons ATGGACTACTTGAGAGAGGCTGTAGAGTTGTTCATGTCAGAGAGATTCTGTGTCTACAG GAACGTAGCAGCTGTGGTTGGTTCGCTGGTGCTGCTCAGGTTCACACTGCGGTTCCTGTGTAATGCTTGCAGCTGGTTGAGGGCATATTTCCTCGCTCCACTAGGTCTGGGACGTACCAACCTTAAGAAATATGGACCATGGGCAG TTGTAACAGGAGCCTCTGAGGGAATTGGGCGTGGCTATGCTCTCGAG ttGGCCAGACAAGGACTGAATGTGGTTCTCATGAGCAGATCTCAAGAAAAACTGGACAAAGTGGCCACTGAAATAA AGGCTAGGTACGCAGGTCGTGAGGTTCGTGTGGTCCCGGTTGACTTCTCCCAGGGTGCGGAGATCTTCCCCCAGATAGCAGAGAATGTGCAAGATCTTGACATCGGAATATTGG TGAACAATGTTGGGTTGAGCTCTGAATATCCCGAGATGTTTCTCAAGATGTCAATAGAG aggatgCGCAAGATGGTGGAGCTCAATATTCAAGCTTTGATGCACATGTCACACGTCATCATGCCCCAGATGGTTGCTAAGGGGCGTGGCCTCGTCATCAACCTGTCGTCGTCCTCTGCTATTAGAAATACTGTCATGCTTGCAGTCTATGGGTCTACTAAA tCTTTTGTTGAGTTCTTCTCCACGTCTCTTTCTCTGGAGTATGCCAGCAAGGGAATCATTGTTCAG ACTGTTTCTCCGTTCTTTGTTGCCACGGCAATGAGTGGTATACGTCGCTCTAATTTGTTTGTTGCCGATGCCAACCATTACGCCAGGTCTGCTCTAGCTACAGTGGGTATAATGAGCTTCACCCACGGAACACTCAGTCACTCAATACAG ggagcgGTGTTGAGGTTTGTCCCAGTATTTATTACCGGTCTTATGATGTGGAATGTCATGGAAGGAGCTAAGGCCCAATACCTCAAGAGACTGGCCAAGAGAAAGTGA